Proteins encoded by one window of Mercenaria mercenaria strain notata chromosome 4, MADL_Memer_1, whole genome shotgun sequence:
- the LOC128556511 gene encoding uncharacterized protein LOC128556511 yields the protein MSSARTIEQYVEEIIENLQDGDFDNLSDTCDTLDKMKFNSKKKYKLNYWRVMQCLGEVAVDRQVKCLAKFEKASCKCHYYPNLKCFMRLFVEMMCNVAVIKRILFNKNKILPTIFKAVRQIDEELLTVLALETTHKCLLVGKTEVTELFMKYGLLKDIYQRVKGKNDANQFSYGAINIVLCCSKLLLTISICGTDSIRRQVRRSPVLRIMGEYIEKLAANKVDKMGVLYLIENFTQAKTVLSDEKEADRALQNWKPKEKLQKEQEQDQIYAFCSSPGCRKLYDESLKFRYCGACRISRYCSEECQKDHWKKSHKDACLRDPTDACDW from the coding sequence ATGTCTTCTGCGAGAACTATTGAGCAATATGTTGAAGAGATTATAGAAAATCTACAGGATGGGGACTTTGACAATCTTAGCGACACATGCGATACActtgataaaatgaaattcaacTCCAAGAAGAAGTATAAATTGAACTACTGGCGAGTTATGCAGTGCCTCGGAGAAGTTGCAGTGGATCGTCAAGTGAAGTGTCTTGCAAAATTTGAGAAAGCATCATGCAAATGTCACTATTATCCAAACTTGAAGTGTTTTATGAGGCTGTTTGTTGAAATGATGTGTAATGTGGCTGTGATTAAaaggattttattcaataaaaacaagattttACCAACGATTTTCAAAGCGGTGCGGCAAATCGATGAAGAGTTATTGACTGTGTTAGCTTTAGAAACCACACACAAATGTCTTTTAGTGGGAAAAACTGAGGTAACAgaactttttatgaaatatggGCTTTTGAAAGACATCTATCAAAGAGTGAAAGGTAAAAATGATGCAAATCAGTTTTCTTATGGTGCAATAAACATAGTGCTGTGTTGTTCAAAATTGTTGCTGACAATTTCTATTTGTGGTACGGACAGTATCCGCAGACAGGTTAGAAGGTCACCAGTATTGAGAATTATGGGAGAATATATAGAAAAACTTGCAGCGAATAAGGTAGATAAAATGGGAGTACTGTATTTGATAGAAAATTTCACACAAGCGAAAACGGTTTTAAGTGATGAAAAAGAAGCAGATCGTGCCTTACAGAACTGGAAACCTAAAGAAAAGTTGCAAAAAGAACAGGAACAAGATCAGATTTACGCGTTCTGTTCGTCTCCAGGTTGTAGAAAACTGTATGACGAGTCATTGAAGTTTCGATATTGTGGAGCGTGCCGTATCTCAAGGTACTGTAGCGAAGAATGCCAGAAAGACCACTGGAAGAAAAGTCATAAAGACGCATGTTTACGAGATCCAACAGATGCCTGCGATTGGTAA